The following DNA comes from Mucisphaera calidilacus.
CTCGCCCGAGCCGATATGGCCCTTGGCGACCGGTCCGGTGCCGTCGATGGACTTAGCCGGGCGCTGGGCATCAACCCCGGCTACCAGAAGGCCCAGGCCGAACTGGAGAAGGTCTGTCGCCAGCGGGCCGCCTAGCGCAAGATATCGGGGCAACCAACGACCATCGCAGTCAACGGGGGCAATCGGCAACCGAGCCTCAGCGGATACGCTGAGGTCCCACACCCAAGCCTGAAAGGGTTCTGCGATGAACAACAAGGTCGTCTCGTGGATCGTTGCTCTGGTTCTGGTCGTTGTCAGCGCCGGCGTGCTCGTCATGTCTGTCCCGGGCGTGCGCGAGGTGGTGCTGGGCGGTGCTTCGGTGAGGACGAGCACCACCAACCCGCAGGATTACGACCTGACGGAGCCGCAGGTCACGGTCCTGGAAGGAGCCGAGTACTTCCTCTTCGGTGAGGCCGAGACCACACTCAACAGCATGGGCGAGACCATGGACCAGAAGTTCTGGCCGCTGGTCAGGATGATTGAAGAGCAGAAACTCGATCCCGAGGGTGATGTCGTCTTCGTCTACCTCGGCGCCACCGGAGAGCCCGACGACCCGTTCACGCTCCGCATGGGCTTCCCGGTCGTCGCGGGAACGAAAGCCCCCGAGGGTTTTCGGATCGACCGCCTGCCCGACCTTCGATGTGTCAAAGCCGATTTCACGGGACACATCGAGGGCGTCGGCCACGCCTACAGCAAGATCATGCCCGCGTTGTTCCAGAGCGGTCACCAGCCCTCGGGCGAGACCCGGGAGGTGTACCGCGAGTGGCACGGGCCTGACTCGGTCGACAACCGCGTCGACCTCTGCGTCGGCATCCAGTGAGTCCCGTTAATCCTCTGATGAGCCCCGCGACTCGCGAAGCAGCAGGATCTTCATCTCGACCTCGATCGGGCTTTCGGCTCGCTCCAGCAGCGGGCCGGAAGCCTCCCATTGATACAGCGACGACTCGATCGGGCTGTCGTGCAGCGCATGACCCGACTTGCGGATCCAGTCGACGTGAATCACCTGCCCGTCGGTGTTGAACGTGATGATCACGACCGGGTTGCGCTGGGGCAGGACCGCCCGCGCCGCAACCGTGAAACGTGGCAGGCGCGTCTGGATCACAAGCCCCTGCCGAGCCTCAACACGGTTGCCCGGCTTGACGGCAATCTCCCGTTCGATGCGCGTCGGCGGAGCCTCACGCTCGTCCTTCGGCAGCGAAGTCGGATTCTCGGGACCCGGCTCACCGGCCGTGGCGGTGCTGCTTGGCGGCGTGTTCTGAGGCGGCGCGGGTTCCGGCAGCGGGGTCTGCTCGTTCCGCGGCAGCGTGTCACCCGACGCCTCCGGCTGAGCGGTCTGATCCGTCGGCGGCACCGGCACCGACTGGCTCAGCGGCGTGGTCTGATCACTCGGCGTGTTGTTCTCTGGAGACGTCGGCAGCGGATTGGCCTGTGCATCGGGTGTCGGATCGGCGGTGGCCTGCAGGGCCGGCTGCTCCGTGGTCGATTGGCGGGCCATGATCGCCTGGTAATCCTCGCGAGCAATCCACGCCACCCGCGCCGTTGAGGGAGGCGTGTCCCCCGGCTCGATGCGGGTCTTCTGATCCCGCGGCCGTAGCGTGTCGCGCTCCAGCACGACCGACGCGTCCTGATACATCCCCATGATGATCAGCAGGTGCAGCAGCACCGACAGAATCAGCGTCACGCCGAACGTGCCGAAGTCCTGACTCGCCGTTGGCCGCGCGAGGACACTCATGATCAGTTGCCCTGACCGCCGACGACGGCAAGGTCCTGCACGCCCGCCTGCCTGAGCGTCTCGACCACGCGGATGAGCAGCGGCCCGCGATCGGTTGTCGTGGTCTCGTCTTCTTCGAGCGCCAGGAACACGCGCATCTCGGGGTCTTCCTCGAGTCGGTCGGCGATGTTCTGGGCAAGGTCGCTGAGGCGGATGGGCTCTCGGTTGATAAACAACTCGCCGTCACGATCCAGAGTGATCGACAGGGCCGGTTGTGACTCCGCTGCCTGCCCGTGCTCCAGTGGCGTCAACTCGACCGGCATCAGCTCCGCGTGCACCATGACCGTCATCGAGTAGATGAAGTACGTCAGCAGCAGGAAGATCACGTCGATCAGCGGGAGCAGTTCGACGCGTGGCGCGAGATCAGTAACAGATCGGCGGGACATGCAGGCATTTTACCCGGGGATCGCCGGCAAAGAAGCGGGTTTCAGGCTCTCGGGTCCACACGCAGTGAGTCCCATGCCTCGGCGACCAGCTCCGGCGTGGGGTCCGAGGTGATGATCACCTCGCCCAGCTTCGTCGGCAGGACAAAACGGATACGGCTGTCCGCGACCTTCTTGTCGATGGCCATCACCTTCATCAGCAACGCCGTCACCGGCAGGTCATCCTCCCAGGTGGGCAGACCGAGTGCCTCAAGCAGGTCAACGACCTGATGCTCCAGCGACGGATGACAGATCTTCATGGCGATCGCCATACGCGTCGCTGCGACCATGCCCAGCGCTACCGCTTCGCCGTGCTTGATACGCCCGTAGGCCGAGGCGGCCTCGATCGCGTGCGCAAACGTGTGCCCGAAGTTCAGGTGCGCACGCACACCCGACTCTTTTTCGTCCTCCTCAACCACCGCCGCCTTGATGCGCACGTTGCGTTCGACCAGCTCGACGAGTGTGCCATGATCGAGTTGCAGGATGCGGTCGGCGTGCTCGCCGATCCAGGTGAACAGGCCCGGGTCTCGGATGACGCCATGCTTCACACACTCCGCCAGCCCGCAGCGGAGTTCACGTTCGGGCAGCGACTCCAACGTCGACACGTCGATGATCACGCGGTGCGGCTGGTGGAAGGCCCCGATCAGGTTCTTGCCGTGCGTCGTGTTGACACCCGTCTTGCC
Coding sequences within:
- the aroB gene encoding 3-dehydroquinate synthase codes for the protein MATVDLQLPPTAHGYDIRIEPGLLDSLGEMVREVAPHHKAALIVDEAIEVDVGKPAAKSLQNEGFETTVAVMTPTEKKKTLGTVRSLYEVLLEARIERRSPVIALGGGITGDTAGFVAASYLRGVPFIQCPTTLLAMVDASVGGKTGVNTTHGKNLIGAFHQPHRVIIDVSTLESLPERELRCGLAECVKHGVIRDPGLFTWIGEHADRILQLDHGTLVELVERNVRIKAAVVEEDEKESGVRAHLNFGHTFAHAIEAASAYGRIKHGEAVALGMVAATRMAIAMKICHPSLEHQVVDLLEALGLPTWEDDLPVTALLMKVMAIDKKVADSRIRFVLPTKLGEVIITSDPTPELVAEAWDSLRVDPRA
- a CDS encoding GyrI-like domain-containing protein; this translates as MNNKVVSWIVALVLVVVSAGVLVMSVPGVREVVLGGASVRTSTTNPQDYDLTEPQVTVLEGAEYFLFGEAETTLNSMGETMDQKFWPLVRMIEEQKLDPEGDVVFVYLGATGEPDDPFTLRMGFPVVAGTKAPEGFRIDRLPDLRCVKADFTGHIEGVGHAYSKIMPALFQSGHQPSGETREVYREWHGPDSVDNRVDLCVGIQ
- a CDS encoding ExbD/TolR family protein, which codes for MSRRSVTDLAPRVELLPLIDVIFLLLTYFIYSMTVMVHAELMPVELTPLEHGQAAESQPALSITLDRDGELFINREPIRLSDLAQNIADRLEEDPEMRVFLALEEDETTTTDRGPLLIRVVETLRQAGVQDLAVVGGQGN